From one Allorhizobium ampelinum S4 genomic stretch:
- the ytfQ gene encoding galactofuranose ABC transporter, galactofuranose-binding protein YtfQ, whose protein sequence is MNKLCKLALSVSMTALACSSAVAANLTVGFSQIGSESGWRAAETSVTKMEAEKRKITLKFADAQQKQENQIKAIRGFIAQGVDAILIAPVVATGWEDVLSEAKEAKIPVILLDRGIDAPKDLYLTSVASDQVKEGKVAGDWLVKSVGDKPCKVVELQGTVGSTPAINRKKGFEEAIKGHSNISIIRSQTGDFTRAKGKEVMEGFLKAENGGKDICAMYAHNDDMAVGGIQAIKDAGLKPGKDIKVVSIDGVPDIFQAMVAGEANASVELTPNMAGPAFDVLAAYLKDGKQPEKFIITESKLYTPSDDPKGEYERRKGLGY, encoded by the coding sequence ATGAATAAGCTTTGCAAACTCGCGCTCAGCGTGAGCATGACCGCGCTTGCCTGCTCGTCAGCTGTCGCGGCCAATCTGACGGTTGGTTTCTCGCAGATCGGTTCGGAATCCGGTTGGCGCGCGGCGGAAACATCGGTTACCAAGATGGAAGCCGAAAAGCGCAAGATCACCTTGAAATTTGCCGATGCGCAGCAGAAGCAGGAAAACCAGATCAAGGCTATCCGTGGCTTTATTGCCCAGGGCGTCGATGCCATTCTCATCGCACCGGTTGTTGCGACGGGTTGGGAAGACGTGCTGAGCGAAGCCAAGGAAGCCAAGATCCCGGTGATCCTGCTGGACCGCGGTATTGATGCACCGAAGGATCTCTATCTGACATCCGTCGCCTCCGATCAGGTCAAGGAGGGCAAGGTTGCCGGCGATTGGCTGGTGAAGTCAGTCGGCGACAAGCCCTGCAAGGTCGTCGAACTTCAAGGCACCGTTGGCTCCACACCGGCCATCAACCGCAAGAAGGGCTTTGAAGAGGCGATCAAGGGGCATTCCAATATCTCAATCATCCGCAGCCAGACTGGCGATTTCACCCGCGCCAAGGGCAAGGAAGTGATGGAAGGTTTCCTGAAGGCGGAAAATGGCGGCAAGGACATTTGCGCCATGTATGCGCATAATGACGACATGGCAGTCGGTGGTATCCAGGCGATCAAGGATGCCGGTCTGAAGCCGGGCAAGGATATCAAAGTCGTCTCCATTGATGGCGTTCCGGATATCTTCCAGGCCATGGTGGCCGGTGAGGCCAATGCTTCCGTCGAACTGACCCCGAACATGGCCGGTCCGGCATTTGATGTTCTTGCTGCGTATCTGAAGGACGGCAAGCAGCCGGAAAAATTCATCATCACCGAGTCCAAGCTCTACACTCCCTCGGATGATCCGAAGGGCGAATATGAACGCCGCAAGGGCTTGGGCTACTGA
- a CDS encoding sugar ABC transporter ATP-binding protein — protein sequence MTISQQAVLAATAITKTFGAHVALHTIDIAFRPGEVHALLGENGAGKSTLIKILTGAYTPDAGTVLVDGAPMSFSTPQQAQAAGIGTVYQEVNLLTNMTVADNLFIGRQPRRFGLVDHRTMEREARRILSGYGLDIDVRAELATFSVAVQQIIAIARAVELSGKVLILDEPTASLDRSEVLKLFEIVRGLKARGLAIVFITHFLDQVFELCDHATVLRNGKLVGSQPIDTLNRTTLVRMMLGKDLSLHHDAVAGIEAEVGESLMQFTGYGLDGKVQPFTLTIHKGEVIGVAGLLGSGRTEMARLMFGIDSADKGELTLNGASFKIRSPRQAIDLGFGFCPEDRKADGIFGDLSVRENIIIAMQAKLGWLRTLSYDEQMEIAGQFIEALDIRTASAELPIKLLSGGNQQKAILARWLATDPRFLILDEPTRGIDVGAHAEIVRMISRLREDGLALIVISSELDEVVSYSSRIVVMRDRAMVAELHGADIAPDVIVQTIAAQSNTPAQSEGAFS from the coding sequence ATGACGATCAGCCAACAGGCGGTGCTGGCCGCGACGGCCATTACCAAGACATTCGGCGCCCATGTCGCCTTGCACACTATCGATATTGCCTTCCGCCCGGGTGAAGTCCATGCATTGCTGGGCGAAAATGGCGCGGGCAAATCGACACTGATCAAGATCCTGACCGGAGCTTATACGCCTGATGCCGGGACCGTTCTTGTCGATGGCGCGCCCATGAGTTTTTCCACCCCACAGCAAGCCCAGGCAGCCGGCATCGGTACCGTCTATCAGGAGGTCAATCTCCTGACGAATATGACGGTGGCCGATAATCTATTCATTGGTCGCCAGCCGCGTCGTTTCGGCCTGGTCGATCATCGCACCATGGAGCGTGAAGCGCGCCGCATTCTTTCCGGCTACGGATTGGATATCGACGTTCGCGCCGAATTGGCGACCTTTTCCGTCGCGGTACAGCAGATCATTGCCATCGCCCGGGCCGTCGAACTTTCCGGCAAGGTGCTGATCCTGGATGAGCCGACGGCTAGTCTCGACCGTTCCGAAGTGTTGAAGCTCTTCGAAATTGTCCGAGGTCTGAAGGCGAGGGGGCTTGCCATCGTCTTCATCACCCATTTCCTGGATCAGGTATTCGAGCTATGCGACCACGCCACCGTATTGCGAAACGGAAAGCTGGTCGGCAGCCAACCGATCGACACCCTCAACCGGACGACCCTGGTCAGGATGATGCTGGGCAAGGACTTGTCCCTGCATCACGATGCCGTCGCCGGGATTGAGGCGGAGGTTGGCGAAAGCCTCATGCAATTTACCGGCTACGGGCTTGACGGCAAGGTGCAGCCCTTCACGCTTACCATTCACAAGGGTGAGGTAATCGGCGTGGCCGGATTGCTCGGGTCCGGGCGCACGGAAATGGCCCGGCTGATGTTTGGCATCGACTCCGCCGACAAGGGCGAACTTACCTTGAATGGAGCGTCGTTCAAGATCCGCTCGCCGCGTCAGGCTATCGATCTGGGGTTTGGCTTCTGCCCGGAGGATCGCAAGGCTGACGGTATTTTCGGGGATCTCTCGGTTCGGGAAAACATTATCATCGCCATGCAGGCCAAGCTCGGCTGGTTGCGCACGCTGAGCTATGACGAGCAGATGGAAATCGCCGGGCAATTCATCGAGGCGCTGGACATTCGCACCGCGTCTGCCGAATTGCCGATCAAGCTTCTGTCTGGCGGCAACCAACAAAAGGCTATTCTGGCGCGCTGGCTGGCAACCGATCCTCGCTTCCTGATCCTTGATGAGCCGACCCGCGGTATCGATGTCGGAGCCCATGCGGAAATTGTCCGAATGATCAGCCGCCTGCGCGAGGATGGCCTGGCGCTGATCGTCATTTCGTCAGAACTGGACGAAGTCGTGAGCTATTCATCACGGATCGTCGTCATGCGGGACCGGGCCATGGTGGCCGAACTGCACGGCGCTGATATTGCCCCTGACGTTATCGTTCAGACAATTGCCGCCCAATCCAACACGCCTGCCCAGTCCGAAGGCGCATTCTCATGA
- a CDS encoding ABC transporter permease: MKIRSMSSFLKPQFAALIAVLLLNWMVFPGFFDIAWRDGRLFGSLIDVLNRGAPVAILAIGMTAIIATRGVDLSVGAVMAVAGAVAATCAVAGQPLVVTLAAALAVALACGIWNGLLVAYLGIQPFVATLVLMVAGRGLAQLVTSGSIVTFSDPALVFVGTGSLLGFPMPVVIALVLMLSAHTFMRRTAIGLFIEAIGTNLSAANYTGLRSRALILAVYAFGGLCAGIAGTIAAADIRGADANNAGLWLELDAILAVVIGGTSLLGGRFSIPMSVLGAVIIQAMNTGILVSGLPPEFNLIVKASVIIIILVLQSDRVSELVSFWKHRPAVLPKNTQVKIQAPEKTG, encoded by the coding sequence ATGAAAATTCGCTCCATGTCGTCTTTCTTGAAGCCGCAATTTGCAGCGCTCATCGCCGTCCTGCTGTTGAACTGGATGGTGTTTCCCGGTTTCTTCGATATCGCCTGGCGCGATGGCCGGTTGTTCGGCAGCCTGATCGATGTGCTCAATCGTGGCGCACCGGTTGCCATTCTCGCCATCGGCATGACAGCCATCATTGCAACACGCGGTGTCGATCTTTCCGTCGGCGCGGTCATGGCGGTGGCGGGCGCCGTTGCCGCCACCTGCGCCGTCGCAGGCCAGCCCTTGGTGGTGACCTTGGCAGCAGCGCTTGCCGTGGCGCTCGCCTGCGGCATCTGGAACGGCCTGCTGGTTGCCTATCTCGGTATTCAGCCTTTTGTGGCGACGCTGGTGCTGATGGTGGCGGGCAGGGGGCTGGCGCAATTGGTCACATCCGGGTCGATTGTCACCTTCAGCGATCCGGCTCTTGTTTTCGTGGGAACAGGATCACTGCTTGGTTTCCCGATGCCGGTGGTGATTGCCCTGGTGCTGATGCTGTCCGCCCATACCTTCATGCGCCGCACCGCCATTGGACTGTTCATCGAGGCGATTGGCACCAATCTTTCGGCAGCGAATTACACAGGTCTTCGTAGCCGCGCGCTGATTCTTGCGGTTTATGCGTTTGGCGGTCTCTGCGCGGGTATCGCCGGCACCATCGCCGCTGCCGATATTCGCGGCGCCGATGCCAATAATGCCGGGCTGTGGCTGGAACTGGATGCCATTCTTGCGGTCGTTATCGGGGGCACGTCGCTTTTGGGCGGCCGATTTTCCATTCCGATGTCGGTTTTGGGCGCAGTGATCATCCAGGCGATGAATACCGGTATTCTGGTGTCCGGCCTGCCGCCGGAATTCAATCTCATCGTCAAGGCCAGCGTGATCATCATCATTCTGGTTCTGCAATCGGACCGCGTCAGCGAGCTGGTCAGTTTTTGGAAACACCGGCCAGCCGTCTTGCCCAAAAACACTCAGGTTAAAATCCAGGCTCCGGAGAAAACAGGATGA
- the yjfF gene encoding galactofuranose ABC transporter, permease protein YjfF: MNPRYRPLAATTLIFIVAYTLCVISYPGMFSTRVLGNFLTDNAFLGIAAVGATFVILSGGIDLSVGAVIGLTGVITALLISHVGLDPIVVFPLVLVLSACFGAVMGAVIHFLKVPPFIVTLAGMFLARGIASVLTQDSIPIDHPIYRAISQAYFRLPGGGRLSAIGLLMLAAFLVCGLIAHRTRFGSYVYAIGGNPVSAALMGVPTGPVTIGIYALSAFLSGLAGIVYSLYTSAGYPLAAVGIELDAIAAVVIGGTLLTGGYGFIFGTLIGVMLQGLVQTYIVFEGTLSSWWTKIAIGALLFMFILLQKLVFHAGSGRTRTKKASA, translated from the coding sequence ATGAACCCGCGCTATCGGCCCCTTGCTGCCACGACCCTGATTTTCATCGTTGCCTATACCCTCTGTGTCATCAGCTATCCCGGCATGTTTTCAACCCGTGTCCTGGGTAATTTTCTGACGGATAATGCATTTCTGGGCATTGCTGCTGTTGGGGCGACCTTTGTCATCCTGTCGGGCGGCATCGATCTGTCCGTCGGTGCCGTCATTGGCTTGACAGGCGTTATCACCGCTCTGCTGATCAGCCATGTGGGGCTCGATCCGATTGTGGTCTTTCCGCTGGTGCTGGTACTTTCGGCCTGTTTCGGCGCGGTGATGGGGGCGGTTATCCATTTCCTGAAGGTGCCGCCCTTTATCGTCACCCTGGCGGGGATGTTTCTGGCACGGGGCATCGCCTCGGTTTTGACCCAGGACAGCATCCCTATCGATCATCCGATCTACCGTGCGATTTCGCAGGCCTATTTTCGCCTGCCGGGCGGAGGCCGGTTGAGCGCCATCGGTTTGTTGATGCTGGCGGCGTTTCTGGTCTGCGGCTTAATCGCCCACCGCACCCGGTTCGGCTCTTACGTCTATGCTATCGGCGGCAATCCGGTTTCGGCAGCGCTGATGGGGGTGCCCACCGGGCCGGTGACGATTGGCATCTATGCGCTTTCCGCCTTCCTGTCCGGTCTGGCCGGCATCGTCTATTCGCTTTATACCTCGGCAGGTTATCCTCTCGCTGCGGTTGGCATAGAGCTTGACGCCATCGCGGCGGTAGTGATAGGCGGCACATTGCTGACTGGAGGATATGGTTTCATCTTCGGCACCTTGATTGGCGTCATGCTGCAAGGGCTGGTGCAAACCTATATTGTTTTTGAAGGCACGCTTTCCAGTTGGTGGACGAAGATTGCCATCGGTGCTTTGCTGTTTATGTTCATTCTCTTGCAGAAGCTGGTATTTCATGCCGGAAGTGGACGGACGAGGACGAAAAAGGCGTCTGCATGA
- a CDS encoding FadR/GntR family transcriptional regulator encodes MIEPGSLLRSLSGRITARNFHSHVINEIGAGVISGRFAVGSILPNDAALMDEFSVSRTVLREALKTLEAKGLVEARPKVGTKVAKKSRWNLYDRQVLAWCLETQPDDEFLRGLGEVRRSLEPLAAGDAARDHTGDQIRLMHYWLRQMELALDEPQSFSLADFELHRIIAEASSNPFLRALQGVIELSHALAYLPAVRDGKVCELTAVLQSHRVLVTAIERGLAEEAAAAMIGTIEQDHARMS; translated from the coding sequence ATGATTGAACCAGGCAGCCTGCTTCGCTCCCTTTCCGGGCGGATCACGGCGCGCAATTTCCACTCTCACGTCATCAACGAAATCGGAGCGGGCGTCATTTCCGGGCGCTTTGCCGTTGGCTCCATCCTGCCCAATGATGCTGCTCTGATGGATGAATTCAGCGTCTCGCGCACTGTGCTACGAGAGGCTTTGAAAACGTTGGAGGCCAAGGGCCTGGTGGAAGCCCGACCCAAGGTTGGCACCAAGGTTGCCAAGAAAAGTCGCTGGAACCTCTATGATCGCCAGGTCTTGGCCTGGTGTCTCGAAACCCAGCCGGATGACGAGTTTTTGCGCGGGCTTGGCGAGGTACGGCGTTCTCTGGAGCCGCTGGCGGCTGGTGATGCTGCCCGCGATCATACCGGTGACCAGATCCGTCTGATGCATTACTGGCTGAGGCAGATGGAGCTTGCCCTGGATGAGCCGCAAAGCTTCAGCCTGGCCGATTTCGAGCTGCACAGGATCATCGCTGAGGCATCCAGCAATCCGTTCCTGCGGGCATTGCAGGGCGTGATCGAACTGTCCCATGCGCTCGCTTATTTGCCCGCCGTGCGCGACGGCAAGGTTTGCGAGCTCACAGCCGTGTTGCAAAGCCACCGCGTGCTCGTCACCGCCATTGAGCGCGGTCTTGCCGAAGAGGCAGCGGCAGCGATGATTGGCACCATCGAGCAGGACCACGCACGAATGTCGTAA
- a CDS encoding aldehyde dehydrogenase, with translation MHEIQQIIGGKKVGALSGKTFDRIDPFNGEIASRAPASSLDDVKAAVAAAQAAFPAWSRTGPGERRALLLKAADIMASKAADFTALMITETGATGPWAGFNTMLAAGVLREAASMTSQIQGEVIPSDKPGTLSMAVRQAAGVCLGIAPWNAPIILGTRAIAMAIACGNSVILKASEACPGVHVLIGQVLVEAGLPDGVINVITNAPEDAAQVVEALVSAPEVRRVNFTGSTKVGRIIGELCGRHLKPALLELGGKAPFLVLEDADIDAAVNAAVFGCYMNMGQICMSTERLIVHEKVADEFVAKLAARAASLPAGDPRGHVVLGSLVNPQAAIKMQEFIDDAVGKGATLAAGGKVTGSVVEATLLDHVTSGMRSFDEESFGPVKPVIRVKDEEEAIRIANDSEYGLSSAIFSRDIQRALAIAARIEAGICHINGPTVADEAQMPFGGVKSSGFGRFGGKAAINEFTDLRWITIEDPNQHYPF, from the coding sequence ATGCACGAAATCCAGCAAATCATTGGTGGCAAGAAAGTCGGAGCCTTGTCGGGCAAGACCTTCGACCGGATCGATCCATTCAATGGCGAGATTGCTTCCCGCGCCCCGGCCTCGAGCCTGGACGATGTCAAGGCAGCAGTTGCCGCAGCCCAGGCGGCCTTTCCCGCCTGGTCGCGCACCGGCCCCGGCGAAAGGCGGGCGCTGCTGCTGAAAGCCGCCGACATCATGGCCTCGAAGGCGGCAGACTTCACCGCGCTGATGATCACGGAGACGGGTGCAACCGGTCCCTGGGCCGGCTTCAACACCATGCTTGCCGCTGGCGTATTGCGGGAAGCCGCCAGCATGACCAGCCAGATCCAGGGCGAAGTCATCCCCTCCGACAAGCCCGGTACATTGTCCATGGCGGTGCGCCAGGCAGCAGGCGTCTGCCTTGGCATTGCGCCCTGGAACGCACCAATCATTTTGGGCACACGCGCCATTGCCATGGCAATTGCCTGCGGCAACAGCGTCATCCTGAAGGCATCCGAAGCCTGCCCCGGCGTTCACGTCCTGATCGGCCAGGTGCTGGTCGAAGCTGGCCTGCCGGATGGCGTCATCAATGTCATCACCAATGCGCCTGAAGATGCTGCCCAGGTGGTGGAGGCGCTGGTCAGCGCACCGGAAGTTCGCCGCGTCAATTTCACCGGTTCCACCAAGGTCGGACGCATTATCGGCGAATTGTGCGGTCGCCACCTGAAGCCCGCCCTGCTTGAACTCGGCGGAAAAGCACCCTTTCTGGTGCTCGAAGATGCCGATATCGACGCTGCCGTCAATGCGGCGGTGTTTGGCTGCTACATGAACATGGGCCAGATCTGCATGTCCACGGAGCGGTTGATTGTCCACGAAAAGGTCGCCGACGAATTCGTGGCAAAGCTGGCCGCCCGGGCAGCCTCGCTTCCCGCTGGCGATCCGCGCGGCCATGTCGTGCTGGGCTCGCTGGTTAATCCTCAGGCCGCCATCAAAATGCAGGAATTCATCGACGATGCCGTCGGCAAGGGCGCAACCCTCGCGGCTGGCGGCAAGGTCACGGGCAGCGTGGTGGAAGCGACGCTTCTCGACCATGTCACATCAGGAATGCGCAGTTTCGATGAGGAAAGCTTCGGCCCGGTCAAGCCGGTCATCCGGGTCAAGGACGAGGAAGAGGCCATCCGCATCGCCAATGACAGCGAATACGGCCTGTCCTCGGCGATTTTCAGCCGCGATATCCAACGCGCCCTGGCGATTGCGGCCCGTATCGAAGCCGGCATTTGCCATATCAACGGCCCGACCGTTGCCGATGAGGCGCAAATGCCGTTTGGCGGTGTGAAAAGCTCCGGTTTCGGTCGGTTCGGCGGCAAGGCGGCGATCAACGAATTCACCGACCTGCGCTGGATCACCATCGAAGATCCGAACCAGCACTATCCGTTCTGA